In the Sinorhizobium arboris LMG 14919 genome, one interval contains:
- a CDS encoding membrane protein, giving the protein MTVDFSPLLAWPYLAALTLVAAVLAALGIWRGVRGAWTRTAALGAFCLALANPVLFQEEREPLSTIVAVVVDRSQSQENGARRSQTDQALEGLKERLSRFPQIEARIVEAADGEETEAPSTKLFGALAAALADVPPARVGGAVFISDGQIHDVPDVNQKLGFDAPVHALISGKPDEFDRRIEIVSAPRFGIVGEQQKMTFRVVDDGAAPGGGAEVTIRLNGNEIATEQAEPGTDVPFSFTVPRGGNNILEFAVNPVAGEVTETNNRAVHVLDGIRENLRVLLVSGEPHAGERAWRNLLKSDAAVDLVHFTILRPPEKQDGTPINELSLIAFPTRELFVDKISEFDLIIFDRYQHRGVLPILYYDNIAQYVENGGALLIAAGPEHAGDDSIAATPLAAVLPATPTGIMNEKAFFPRLSEEGKKHPVTRGLEGAANEPPAWGRWFRTVDVDRPLGQTVMQAADGKPLLVLNRVGKGRVAMLLSDQGWLWARGFEGGGPHVSLYRRTAHWLMQEPALEEEALTARALGRTLEITRQTIEGDPGQATVTYPSGRTREVTLAESEPGLYKAEVETDEIGLFEVANDELTTLVHVGNVDAPEFKAAISTEEKIRPWAEKTKGLVRRLASADGPVDLPSILPVRGAVRVADDQRLSLRMTDETVLKGIDSLSLFAGLFGLAALLFLISATWYREGR; this is encoded by the coding sequence ATGACAGTCGATTTCTCGCCACTTCTTGCCTGGCCCTATCTCGCGGCACTGACGCTTGTCGCAGCCGTTCTGGCGGCACTCGGTATCTGGCGCGGCGTTCGAGGAGCCTGGACCAGGACGGCGGCGCTTGGCGCATTCTGCCTCGCGCTTGCCAATCCCGTTCTTTTCCAGGAAGAGCGCGAACCCCTCTCCACCATTGTCGCCGTCGTTGTCGACCGCAGCCAGAGCCAGGAGAACGGCGCCCGCCGCTCCCAGACGGACCAGGCGCTCGAAGGTCTCAAGGAGCGCCTTTCCCGTTTCCCTCAGATCGAGGCGCGCATTGTCGAGGCCGCCGACGGCGAGGAGACCGAGGCGCCCTCGACCAAGCTCTTCGGCGCCCTGGCAGCGGCGCTTGCAGACGTGCCGCCCGCCCGTGTCGGCGGCGCCGTCTTCATCTCCGACGGCCAGATCCACGACGTGCCGGATGTCAACCAGAAGCTGGGTTTCGATGCGCCCGTCCACGCGCTGATCAGCGGCAAGCCGGACGAGTTCGATCGGCGCATCGAAATCGTCAGCGCCCCCCGCTTCGGCATTGTCGGCGAGCAGCAGAAGATGACCTTCCGGGTGGTTGACGACGGCGCGGCTCCCGGTGGCGGTGCCGAGGTGACGATCCGCCTGAACGGCAACGAGATCGCCACCGAGCAGGCCGAGCCAGGCACGGACGTTCCGTTCAGCTTCACCGTTCCGCGCGGCGGCAACAACATCCTCGAATTCGCCGTCAACCCGGTCGCCGGCGAAGTGACGGAGACGAACAACCGCGCCGTCCACGTGCTCGACGGCATCCGCGAAAATCTTCGCGTGCTGCTTGTTTCCGGAGAGCCGCATGCGGGCGAGCGCGCCTGGCGCAACCTCCTGAAATCCGATGCGGCCGTCGATCTCGTCCACTTCACCATTCTGCGGCCGCCGGAGAAACAGGACGGCACTCCGATCAACGAGCTCTCGCTCATCGCCTTCCCGACGCGGGAGCTTTTCGTCGACAAGATCAGCGAGTTCGACCTCATCATCTTCGATCGCTACCAACACCGCGGCGTACTGCCAATCCTCTATTACGACAATATCGCCCAATATGTGGAGAACGGTGGGGCGCTGCTGATTGCGGCAGGGCCGGAGCATGCCGGCGACGATTCGATTGCCGCCACCCCGCTTGCTGCGGTGCTGCCGGCAACCCCGACCGGTATCATGAACGAGAAGGCGTTTTTCCCCCGGCTTTCGGAAGAGGGAAAGAAGCATCCGGTCACCCGCGGGCTCGAAGGGGCGGCGAACGAGCCGCCGGCCTGGGGCCGCTGGTTCCGTACGGTCGATGTCGACAGGCCGCTCGGCCAGACGGTGATGCAGGCGGCAGACGGAAAGCCGCTGCTGGTCCTCAACCGCGTCGGCAAGGGCCGTGTCGCCATGCTGCTTTCCGATCAGGGCTGGCTGTGGGCGCGCGGCTTCGAAGGGGGTGGACCGCATGTTTCGCTCTATCGCCGCACGGCGCATTGGCTGATGCAGGAACCGGCTCTCGAAGAGGAGGCGCTCACCGCCCGTGCGCTGGGCCGAACGCTCGAGATCACACGCCAGACGATCGAAGGGGATCCCGGCCAGGCGACCGTCACCTATCCCTCCGGTCGGACCCGGGAAGTGACGCTCGCCGAAAGCGAGCCGGGCCTCTATAAGGCCGAGGTCGAGACCGATGAAATCGGGCTCTTCGAGGTGGCCAACGACGAATTGACGACGCTCGTCCATGTCGGCAATGTCGATGCGCCCGAGTTCAAGGCAGCGATTTCCACGGAGGAGAAGATCAGGCCGTGGGCCGAGAAGACGAAGGGCCTCGTCCGCCGTCTGGCGAGCGCAGACGGCCCCGTCGACCTCCCGTCGATCCTTCCGGTTCGCGGCGCTGTTCGCGTCGCCGACGATCAGCGCCTGTCGCTGCGCATGACCGACGAGACCGTGCTGAAGGGCATCGATTCCCTGTCGCTTTTCGCGGGCCTCTTCGGCCTGGCGGCACTGCTCTTCCTGATCTCCGCCACCTGGTACCGCGAGGGCCGGTGA
- a CDS encoding GNAT family N-acetyltransferase: MKKHDFVYLTEDASHDAAIEIINEEAFGPGRFTRAAARIREQGPHDRSLSFICADNGETIASVRMTPISAGSVKGHLLGPLAVRPSHKNRGIGRELVRIAVEAARRKGSEAVILVGDPPYYQPLGFEKVRHSALEFPGPVDPARVLVVPIAPDVHARLEGVIAWRDDGATSGAGSAARPEAHGAAA, encoded by the coding sequence ATGAAAAAGCACGATTTCGTCTATCTGACCGAAGACGCATCCCACGACGCAGCCATCGAAATCATCAATGAAGAAGCCTTCGGGCCGGGTCGCTTCACCCGCGCTGCCGCGCGGATCCGCGAGCAGGGACCGCATGACCGTTCGCTTTCGTTCATCTGCGCCGATAACGGGGAAACGATCGCGTCAGTGCGGATGACACCGATATCCGCCGGCTCGGTTAAAGGACATCTGCTCGGGCCGCTTGCCGTCCGACCCTCGCACAAGAACCGGGGCATCGGCCGGGAACTCGTCCGCATTGCAGTAGAAGCGGCGCGGCGCAAGGGCTCCGAAGCGGTTATCCTCGTCGGCGATCCGCCCTATTACCAGCCGCTCGGTTTCGAGAAAGTACGTCACAGTGCGCTTGAATTTCCCGGTCCCGTCGATCCGGCGAGGGTCCTCGTCGTGCCGATCGCGCCGGACGTTCACGCCCGGCTCGAAGGCGTGATCGCCTGGCGGGACGACGGTGCAACGTCCGGCGCCGGTTCCGCCGCGCGGCCCGAGGCGCACGGGGCGGCTGCCTGA